From the genome of Desmospora profundinema, one region includes:
- the rpoB gene encoding DNA-directed RNA polymerase subunit beta, whose product MAGKLVQYGRRQRRSYERINEVLELPNLIEIQQKSYDWFLEHGLKEMFQDISPIEDFTGNLVLEFIDYTLEEPKYSVEESKERDVTYAAPLRVKVRLINKETGEVKEQEVFMGDFPLMTDTGTFIINGAERVIVSQLVRSPSVYYNSKVDKNGKPTFTATVIPNRGAWLEFETDAKDIIYVRIDRTRKIPVTVLLRALGFSSDAEILDLLGEDEYIRNTLDKDNTGNTEKALIEIYERLRPGEPPTADNARSLLFSRFFDPKRYDLANVGRYKMNKKLHIKNRLMNQRLAESVVDPETGEIVAEAGQELDRRLMNRLMPILESGAYGWSEYSVRGGVPEDGLIRLQSLKIFSPVEDGKVIRVMSNGEIDRSVKNITPEDVIASINYFINLLHGVGNTDDIDHLGNRRLRSVGELLQNQFRIGLSRMERVVRERMSIQDANAITPQALINIRPVIASIKEFFGSSQLSQFMDQTNPLAELTHKRRLSALGPGGLTRERAGFEVRDVHHSHYGRMCPIETPEGPNIGLINSLSSYARINEYGFIETPYRKVDPETGRVSEEIVYLTADEEDNYYVAQANAELDENKQFVNEQVVVRFKEEIIPVPRERVDFMDVSPKQVVSVATACIPFLENDDSNRALMGSNMQRQAVPLLKPEAPFVGTGMEYKAARDSGVTILAKRPGIVERVAADEIWVRHEEEVDGQVVRGDLDKYKLSKYIRSNQGTSINQRPIVRQGERVKVGDTLADGPSTDQGEMALGRNVLVAFMTWEGYNYEDAILLSEKLVKEDVYTSVHIEEYESEARDTKLGPEEITRDIPNVGEEALKNLDERGIIRIGAEIKSGDILVGKVTPKGVTELTAEERLLHAIFGEKAREVRDTSLRVPHGTDGIVVDVKVFERDNGDELPPGVNQLVRVYIAQKRKISEGDKMAGRHGNKGVIARVLPEEDMPFLPDGTPVQVVLNPLGVPSRMNVGQVLEVHLGMAARQMGLHMATPVFDGATEQDVFDSLVEAGLDADGKTLLHDGRTGEPMENRVTVGVMYMIKLAHMVDDKIHARSTGPYSLVTQQPLGGKAQFGGQRFGEMEVWALEAYGAAYTLQEILTVKSDDVVGRVKTYESIVKGENVPEPGVPESFKVLIKELQSLGMDVKILAEDEQEIEIREIDEDEEPTNDKIGLEMDGGHADRNSS is encoded by the coding sequence TTGGCAGGTAAACTAGTCCAATACGGTCGGCGGCAACGGCGCAGTTACGAGAGAATTAATGAAGTTCTCGAACTGCCCAACCTGATCGAGATCCAGCAAAAGTCGTATGATTGGTTCCTGGAGCATGGGTTAAAAGAAATGTTTCAAGACATTTCTCCAATCGAAGACTTTACGGGAAACCTGGTTCTGGAGTTTATCGACTATACTTTGGAAGAGCCGAAGTACTCCGTCGAGGAATCCAAGGAACGGGATGTCACGTATGCTGCGCCACTGCGCGTCAAGGTCCGTCTGATCAACAAAGAGACGGGCGAGGTGAAGGAGCAGGAGGTCTTCATGGGGGATTTCCCTTTGATGACGGATACGGGAACATTTATCATCAACGGTGCTGAACGCGTGATTGTCAGTCAGTTGGTCCGTTCCCCCAGTGTCTACTATAATAGCAAAGTCGACAAAAACGGGAAACCCACCTTCACCGCCACAGTCATCCCCAACCGTGGGGCTTGGCTGGAATTTGAAACCGACGCCAAAGACATCATCTATGTGCGCATCGATCGCACACGGAAGATCCCGGTGACGGTGCTTTTGCGTGCGCTCGGCTTCTCCAGCGATGCCGAAATCCTGGACTTGCTGGGAGAGGATGAATACATCCGCAACACGTTGGACAAGGACAATACGGGCAACACGGAAAAAGCGTTGATCGAAATCTATGAACGTCTGCGGCCGGGTGAGCCGCCGACGGCGGACAACGCCCGCAGCTTGCTGTTTTCCCGTTTTTTCGATCCCAAACGCTATGATCTAGCCAACGTGGGCCGGTACAAGATGAATAAGAAGCTCCACATCAAAAACCGGCTCATGAACCAGCGCCTGGCTGAATCCGTCGTCGATCCGGAAACCGGGGAGATTGTGGCGGAAGCCGGTCAGGAGCTGGATCGGCGGCTGATGAACCGATTAATGCCGATTCTGGAATCCGGGGCGTACGGCTGGTCGGAATACTCCGTACGTGGAGGGGTTCCTGAAGACGGCTTGATCCGGCTACAGTCTCTGAAAATCTTTTCTCCGGTGGAAGACGGCAAGGTGATCCGAGTGATGTCCAACGGTGAGATCGACCGTTCCGTGAAAAACATCACCCCGGAAGATGTGATCGCCTCCATTAACTACTTTATCAACCTTCTGCACGGGGTGGGGAACACCGACGACATTGACCACTTGGGGAACCGTCGCCTTCGCTCCGTCGGGGAGTTGTTACAAAACCAGTTCCGGATCGGGCTTTCCCGCATGGAGCGGGTGGTGCGGGAGCGGATGTCCATTCAGGATGCCAACGCCATCACACCCCAGGCATTGATCAATATCCGCCCGGTGATCGCATCGATCAAAGAGTTCTTTGGAAGCAGCCAGCTGTCCCAATTCATGGACCAAACGAACCCGCTGGCGGAACTGACCCATAAACGTCGCTTGTCGGCACTGGGGCCCGGCGGGCTCACACGGGAGCGAGCAGGCTTTGAAGTGCGGGACGTCCACCACTCTCACTATGGTCGGATGTGTCCCATTGAGACTCCTGAGGGTCCCAACATCGGGCTGATCAACTCACTTTCCTCCTACGCCCGGATCAATGAGTACGGCTTTATCGAAACGCCGTACCGCAAGGTGGATCCGGAAACCGGTCGGGTCAGCGAGGAGATTGTCTACCTGACGGCTGATGAGGAAGACAACTACTATGTCGCCCAGGCAAACGCCGAGTTAGATGAAAACAAACAGTTTGTGAATGAGCAGGTGGTTGTTCGTTTCAAGGAAGAGATCATCCCGGTGCCGCGGGAGCGCGTCGACTTTATGGACGTTTCTCCGAAACAGGTCGTTTCTGTGGCCACGGCTTGTATTCCCTTCCTGGAAAACGATGACTCCAACCGGGCTTTGATGGGATCTAACATGCAGCGGCAAGCGGTGCCGTTGTTAAAGCCGGAAGCTCCCTTTGTGGGAACGGGAATGGAGTACAAGGCAGCTCGTGATTCCGGTGTCACCATCCTGGCCAAGCGACCGGGTATCGTCGAGCGCGTTGCCGCTGACGAGATCTGGGTACGTCACGAAGAAGAAGTGGATGGTCAAGTGGTACGCGGTGATCTGGATAAATACAAACTATCAAAGTATATTCGTTCCAACCAGGGGACCAGTATCAACCAACGGCCGATCGTCCGGCAGGGCGAGCGGGTGAAGGTGGGAGATACCCTGGCAGACGGGCCTTCCACCGACCAGGGGGAAATGGCGCTGGGGCGCAACGTTCTCGTCGCCTTCATGACCTGGGAAGGGTACAACTACGAAGATGCCATTCTCTTGTCTGAGAAACTGGTAAAAGAAGACGTCTACACTTCTGTTCACATTGAGGAATACGAATCCGAAGCCCGGGATACCAAACTGGGACCGGAAGAGATCACTCGGGATATTCCCAACGTTGGGGAAGAAGCCCTTAAAAATCTGGATGAACGGGGTATCATCCGGATTGGGGCGGAAATCAAATCCGGGGACATCCTCGTCGGGAAGGTGACCCCCAAAGGGGTGACCGAGCTTACCGCTGAGGAGCGGCTCCTGCATGCCATCTTCGGTGAAAAGGCCCGCGAAGTGCGCGACACTTCCCTGCGCGTCCCTCACGGAACCGACGGGATCGTCGTCGATGTGAAAGTGTTTGAGCGGGATAATGGCGATGAACTGCCGCCGGGTGTCAACCAGCTGGTACGGGTATACATCGCCCAGAAGCGGAAGATCTCCGAAGGGGACAAAATGGCGGGACGCCACGGGAACAAGGGTGTGATCGCCCGGGTGTTGCCGGAGGAGGATATGCCGTTTTTGCCTGACGGAACTCCCGTACAAGTGGTGCTAAACCCGCTGGGTGTGCCTTCCCGGATGAACGTCGGTCAGGTGTTGGAAGTTCACTTGGGGATGGCAGCCCGCCAGATGGGTCTTCATATGGCCACGCCGGTTTTTGACGGGGCGACGGAGCAAGACGTGTTTGACTCGCTGGTGGAAGCAGGACTGGATGCAGACGGTAAGACCCTTCTCCACGACGGGCGAACCGGTGAGCCGATGGAAAACCGGGTGACCGTCGGAGTGATGTACATGATCAAACTGGCCCACATGGTGGATGATAAGATCCACGCCCGGTCCACCGGACCGTACTCTCTGGTTACCCAGCAGCCCTTGGGAGGGAAAGCCCAATTCGGAGGACAGCGCTTCGGTGAGATGGAGGTGTGGGCGCTGGAAGCGTATGGTGCCGCCTACACGTTGCAGGAGATTCTCACCGTCAAATCGGACGACGTGGTCGGACGTGTGAAAACCTATGAGTCCATCGTCAAGGGGGAAAACGTCCCTGAGCCTGGTGTGCCTGAATCCTTCAAGGTTCTCATCAAAGAGCTACAGAGCCTGGGGATGGACGTGAAGATCCTGGCGGAGGATGAACAGGAGATCGAGATTCGCGAAATCGACGAGGACGAGGAACCGACCAACGATAAAATCGGGTTGGAAATGGACGGCGGTCACGCCGACCGGAATTCCTCATGA
- the rpoC gene encoding DNA-directed RNA polymerase subunit beta', translating into MLDVNNFEFMKIGLASPNKIRSWSRGEVKKPETINYRTLKPEKEGLFCEKIFGPTKDWECHCGKYKRVRYKGVVCDRCGVEVTRSKVRRERMGHIELAAPVSHIWYFKGIPSRMGLVLDMSPRSLEEVIYFASYVVVDPGATPLEKKQLLSEKEYRSYREKYGNAFTAMMGAEAIKRILADIDLDKEVQGLKDEMQTAQGQRRNRAIKRLEVLEAFRASGNHPDWMVLDVLPVIPPELRPMVQLDGGRFATSDLNDLYRRVINRNNRLKRLLDLGAPDIIVQNEKRMLQEAVDALIDNGRRGRPVTGPGNRPLKSLSHMLKGKQGRFRQNLLGKRVDYSGRSVIVVGPNLKMYQCGLPKEMALELFKPFVMKELVAKGLAHNIKSAKRKVERVHPEVWDVLEEVIKEHPVLLNRAPTLHRLGIQAFEPILVEGRAIRLHPLVCTAYNADFDGDQMAVHVPLSAEAQAEARLLMLAAQNILNPKDGKPVVTPSQDMVLGSYYLTLERAGSPGEGKVFTDIGEAINAYTQGYVTLHSRIAVPVKTLNKPAFTEKQQEALLLTTVGKLIFNEIFPPEYPYINEPSKTNLTDGTPEKYFVYDKGVDIAKKIKEMPEQDALKKGFLGTVIAECFRRFGTKETSVLMDNMKALGYSYSTKAGITMSVSDVVVPEEKPAILEEAEKKVQTVLKQYRRGLITEEERYERVISIWSQAKDDITEVLMKKLGKFNPIFMMANSGARGNVSQITQLAGMRGLMANPSGRIIELPIKSNFREGLTVLEYFISTHGARKGLADTALRTADSGYLTRRLVDVAQDVIVREEDCGTDKGLPVSRIREGNEVIEDLFDRIVGRVAFKTVRHPETGEVLAERNQLIDEEKAGHIVATGVQEVEIRSVLSCRTHHGVCRKCYGRNLALGTRVEIGEAVGIIAAQSIGEPGTQLTMRTFHTGGVAGDDITQGLPRIQELFEARNPKGQATITEIGGKVTDIREVKDRREIEVEGDVESKSYQIPYGSRLKVSVGDVVEAGDELTEGSIDPKELLRVKGVRGVQEYILQEVQKVYRLQGVEINDKHVEVMIRQMMRKVRITDSGDTDLLPGSFVDLHDYETANRKALLEGGEPAVARPILLGITKASLETESFLSAASFQETTRVLTDAAIKGKVDRLLGLKENVIIGKLVPAGTGMSRYRNLAVDKTPETEEAAGQAKAAETVLVD; encoded by the coding sequence GTGCTGGACGTTAACAACTTTGAGTTTATGAAAATTGGACTCGCTTCCCCCAATAAGATCCGTTCCTGGTCCCGCGGGGAAGTGAAAAAGCCGGAAACGATCAACTACCGGACGCTGAAGCCCGAAAAAGAAGGTCTTTTCTGCGAGAAGATCTTCGGTCCTACCAAAGATTGGGAATGTCACTGCGGGAAGTACAAACGCGTCCGTTATAAAGGTGTCGTCTGTGACCGTTGTGGTGTGGAAGTCACCCGGTCCAAAGTACGCCGGGAACGGATGGGTCACATCGAATTGGCCGCTCCCGTCTCCCATATCTGGTATTTCAAAGGGATCCCCAGCCGGATGGGGTTGGTATTGGATATGTCCCCCCGCTCCCTGGAAGAAGTGATTTACTTTGCTTCCTATGTAGTGGTGGATCCCGGTGCCACTCCCTTGGAGAAAAAACAGCTCTTGTCCGAAAAAGAGTATCGCAGTTACCGGGAAAAATACGGCAACGCCTTTACCGCCATGATGGGGGCGGAAGCGATCAAGCGGATTCTGGCGGACATCGACCTGGACAAAGAGGTGCAAGGGCTCAAGGATGAGATGCAGACCGCCCAGGGTCAACGCCGGAACCGGGCGATAAAGCGGCTGGAAGTGCTGGAAGCGTTCCGTGCCTCTGGTAACCATCCGGATTGGATGGTGTTGGACGTATTGCCGGTGATTCCTCCTGAGCTTCGTCCCATGGTGCAGTTGGACGGGGGGCGTTTTGCCACGTCCGATCTGAACGATCTGTACCGCCGAGTGATCAACCGGAACAACCGCTTGAAGCGGCTGTTGGATCTGGGGGCTCCCGATATTATCGTCCAGAACGAAAAACGGATGTTGCAGGAAGCCGTCGATGCTCTGATCGACAACGGCCGCCGCGGCCGCCCGGTCACCGGTCCCGGCAATCGACCCCTCAAATCCCTTTCTCATATGTTGAAAGGGAAACAAGGACGGTTCCGCCAAAACTTGCTGGGCAAACGGGTGGACTACTCCGGCCGTTCCGTGATTGTGGTAGGGCCCAACCTGAAGATGTACCAGTGCGGTCTGCCGAAGGAGATGGCATTGGAGCTGTTCAAGCCCTTCGTGATGAAGGAATTGGTGGCCAAAGGTTTGGCTCACAACATCAAGAGCGCTAAGCGCAAGGTGGAACGCGTCCACCCCGAAGTGTGGGATGTGTTGGAAGAGGTCATCAAGGAACACCCGGTATTGCTCAACCGGGCCCCTACGTTGCACCGTTTGGGGATCCAGGCGTTTGAGCCGATCCTGGTGGAAGGGCGGGCCATTCGGTTGCACCCGTTGGTCTGTACGGCATACAACGCCGATTTCGACGGCGACCAGATGGCCGTTCACGTGCCGTTGTCCGCTGAGGCCCAGGCCGAGGCGCGCTTGTTGATGCTGGCGGCGCAAAACATCCTCAACCCCAAAGACGGGAAACCGGTGGTCACCCCCTCCCAGGACATGGTGTTAGGGAGTTACTACCTCACCCTGGAGCGGGCGGGTTCACCCGGGGAAGGCAAAGTCTTCACCGATATCGGCGAGGCGATCAATGCCTATACCCAAGGTTATGTCACCTTGCACAGCCGGATTGCCGTTCCGGTGAAAACCCTGAACAAGCCGGCTTTTACGGAAAAACAGCAGGAAGCGTTGCTTCTGACCACGGTTGGGAAACTGATCTTCAACGAGATTTTCCCGCCGGAATACCCGTATATCAACGAACCTTCCAAGACCAACCTGACGGATGGAACTCCGGAGAAGTATTTCGTGTACGACAAAGGGGTCGACATCGCCAAGAAGATCAAGGAAATGCCGGAGCAGGATGCCCTGAAAAAAGGGTTCCTCGGTACGGTGATCGCCGAATGCTTCCGTCGTTTCGGCACCAAAGAAACCTCTGTGCTGATGGACAATATGAAAGCCTTGGGCTACTCCTACTCCACCAAAGCAGGGATTACCATGTCCGTTTCCGACGTGGTGGTGCCGGAGGAGAAACCGGCGATCCTAGAAGAAGCGGAGAAAAAAGTCCAAACGGTGTTGAAACAATACCGCCGCGGTTTGATCACCGAAGAAGAGCGGTATGAACGGGTGATCTCCATCTGGAGCCAAGCCAAGGACGATATCACGGAAGTGCTGATGAAGAAACTGGGTAAATTCAACCCGATCTTCATGATGGCCAACTCCGGTGCCCGGGGGAACGTGTCCCAGATCACACAGTTGGCAGGGATGCGGGGTCTGATGGCCAACCCGTCAGGGCGGATCATTGAGTTGCCGATTAAGTCCAACTTCCGTGAAGGACTTACCGTGTTGGAGTACTTTATTTCCACCCACGGTGCCCGGAAAGGGCTGGCCGATACGGCGCTCCGGACCGCCGACTCCGGTTACCTCACCCGCCGGTTGGTGGATGTGGCCCAGGACGTGATCGTCCGTGAAGAGGATTGCGGCACGGACAAAGGGCTGCCGGTCAGCCGGATTCGGGAAGGAAACGAAGTGATCGAAGATCTGTTTGATCGGATCGTGGGCCGGGTGGCCTTTAAGACGGTCCGCCATCCGGAAACCGGAGAAGTTCTGGCGGAACGCAACCAGCTGATCGATGAAGAGAAGGCGGGGCACATCGTAGCCACCGGTGTTCAGGAAGTGGAGATTCGTTCCGTTCTCAGCTGCCGTACTCACCACGGTGTCTGCCGTAAGTGTTACGGACGCAACCTGGCCTTGGGAACCCGAGTGGAGATCGGCGAGGCTGTTGGGATTATTGCCGCCCAATCCATCGGGGAACCGGGTACCCAGTTGACCATGCGTACCTTCCATACCGGCGGTGTGGCCGGGGACGACATCACGCAGGGTCTGCCCCGGATTCAGGAACTGTTTGAAGCCCGGAACCCGAAAGGGCAAGCTACCATCACGGAGATCGGCGGCAAGGTTACCGACATCCGAGAGGTGAAGGACCGTCGTGAGATCGAAGTGGAAGGCGACGTGGAGTCGAAGAGCTACCAGATCCCTTATGGCTCCCGTCTAAAAGTCTCCGTCGGCGATGTTGTCGAAGCCGGCGACGAGCTGACCGAGGGTTCCATCGACCCCAAAGAGCTGCTGCGGGTGAAAGGCGTGCGCGGCGTTCAGGAGTACATCTTGCAGGAAGTGCAGAAGGTGTACCGTCTGCAAGGGGTGGAAATCAACGACAAGCACGTGGAAGTGATGATTCGGCAAATGATGCGCAAAGTGCGGATCACCGATTCCGGCGACACCGATCTGTTGCCCGGCTCTTTCGTTGATCTGCACGATTACGAGACGGCCAACCGGAAAGCCCTCCTGGAGGGAGGAGAACCGGCTGTGGCGCGGCCGATCTTGCTGGGGATCACCAAGGCTTCGTTGGAGACGGAATCGTTCCTGTCGGCGGCATCCTTCCAGGAAACCACCCGCGTCCTGACCGACGCTGCCATCAAAGGCAAGGTGGACCGCCTGCTGGGGCTCAAGGAGAACGTCATCATCGGGAAACTGGTTCCCGCCGGGACCGGGATGTCCCGCTACCGCAACCTGGCCGTCGACAAGACACCGGAAACGGAAGAGGCGGCAGGCCAAGCCAAGGCGGCGGAAACCGTACTGGTGGATTAA
- the rpsG gene encoding 30S ribosomal protein S7: MPRKGPVPRREVLPDPIYNSKLVTRLINRLMQDGKKGKAQKILYDAFDIVRERSGQDPMEVFEQSLKNVMPVLEVKARRVGGANYQVPVEVKPERRTSLGLRWLVSYARLRGEKTMQERLANELMDAANNTGAAIKKKEDTHRMAEANRAFAHYRW; encoded by the coding sequence ATGCCTCGAAAAGGACCTGTGCCTCGCCGGGAAGTACTGCCGGATCCGATTTACAACAGCAAGTTGGTCACTCGTTTGATCAACCGGCTGATGCAGGACGGAAAAAAGGGGAAAGCTCAAAAGATCCTGTACGATGCATTTGACATCGTGCGTGAGCGTTCGGGCCAAGACCCGATGGAAGTGTTTGAACAATCCCTGAAGAATGTGATGCCGGTTCTGGAAGTAAAGGCCCGCCGGGTGGGTGGTGCCAACTACCAGGTACCGGTGGAAGTAAAACCAGAACGGCGTACCAGTCTCGGCCTTCGCTGGTTGGTCAGCTATGCGCGACTGCGCGGCGAAAAAACCATGCAAGAGCGTTTGGCCAACGAATTGATGGATGCCGCTAACAACACTGGTGCCGCCATCAAGAAAAAGGAAGACACTCACCGGATGGCCGAAGCCAACCGTGCTTTCGCCCACTATCGCTGGTAA
- a CDS encoding 50S ribosomal protein L7ae-like protein, with protein sequence MSYDKVKTASSLLIGAKQTKKAIEQGKAQQVLVAQDADEHVTRSLIQLCRQHGVPVVYVDSMRELGEACGIEVGAATATILE encoded by the coding sequence TTGTCTTATGATAAAGTGAAAACGGCAAGTTCTCTGTTGATTGGAGCCAAGCAGACCAAGAAAGCGATTGAGCAGGGGAAAGCGCAGCAAGTGCTGGTGGCACAAGATGCTGATGAACACGTGACGCGCTCCCTGATCCAACTCTGTCGCCAACACGGAGTGCCTGTCGTGTACGTCGACTCCATGAGGGAGTTGGGCGAAGCCTGCGGTATTGAAGTGGGCGCCGCGACGGCCACCATCCTTGAGTAA
- the fusA gene encoding elongation factor G has translation MAREFSLKETRNIGIMAHIDAGKTTTTERILFYSGRVHKIGEVHEGAATMDWMEQEQERGITITSAATTCQWNDHRINIIDTPGHVDFTVEVERSLRVLDGSVGVFCAKGGVEPQSETVWRQADKYQVPRIAYVNKMDIIGADFYGGVEQMRDRLNANAVPIQLPIGAEDTFEGIIDLVKNCAYFFLDDLGTRTEAREIPDEYKEKAEEYRTKLFEALADLDDELMEKVLMEEELTEEEIKAAIRKGVVNVEIIPVLCGSSYKNKGVQLMLDAVVDYMPSPLDVPPIQGELPDGSEAQRKSDDNEPFAALAFKIMTDPFVGKLTFFRVYSGTLNSGSYVLNATKGKRERVGRILQMHANSREEIKTVYSGDIAAAVGLKDTGTGDTLCDEKNPIILESMVFPEPVIQLAIEPKTKSDQDKMGMALAKLAEEDPTFRAETDEDTGQTIIHGMGELHLDIIVDRLRREFKVDANVGQPQVAYRETFRSGAKVEGKFVRQSGGRGQYGHVWIEFEPLEEGGGFEFVNKIVGGVVPREYIPAVQSGVEEALQNGVLAGYPLVDVKATIVDGSYHDVDSSEMAFKIAGSMALKAAKAKCNPVLLEPVMKVEVTVPEEYMGDVMGDINSRRGRVEGMEARGGAQVIRGMVPLAEMFGYATNLRSRTQGRGVYSMHFDHYEEVPKNIAEEIIAKASGQ, from the coding sequence ATGGCACGTGAGTTCTCTTTGAAAGAGACGCGCAACATCGGGATCATGGCTCATATCGACGCCGGAAAAACCACGACCACGGAACGGATCCTGTTTTACAGCGGCCGCGTTCATAAAATCGGTGAGGTGCACGAAGGTGCGGCCACGATGGACTGGATGGAGCAGGAACAGGAACGCGGGATCACGATCACGTCCGCTGCCACCACTTGTCAGTGGAACGATCATCGGATCAATATCATCGATACTCCGGGTCACGTGGACTTTACTGTCGAGGTAGAGCGTTCCCTGCGCGTGTTGGACGGGTCTGTGGGGGTCTTTTGCGCCAAAGGCGGTGTGGAACCGCAATCGGAAACCGTCTGGCGTCAAGCGGATAAATACCAGGTCCCCCGCATTGCCTACGTCAACAAAATGGATATTATCGGTGCCGACTTTTACGGCGGCGTTGAACAGATGCGGGATCGGTTGAACGCCAATGCTGTGCCGATCCAGTTGCCGATCGGGGCCGAAGATACCTTTGAAGGAATCATCGACCTGGTCAAAAACTGTGCCTACTTCTTCCTGGATGATCTAGGAACCCGTACCGAAGCGCGGGAAATCCCGGATGAATACAAGGAGAAGGCGGAGGAATACCGCACCAAGTTGTTTGAAGCCCTGGCGGACCTCGACGATGAGCTGATGGAAAAAGTGCTTATGGAAGAGGAATTGACCGAAGAGGAGATCAAAGCGGCTATCCGCAAAGGGGTCGTCAACGTGGAGATCATTCCGGTCCTCTGCGGCTCTTCCTATAAAAACAAAGGGGTTCAGCTGATGCTGGACGCCGTCGTCGACTACATGCCGTCCCCGCTGGACGTTCCGCCGATCCAAGGGGAACTGCCGGATGGCTCCGAAGCCCAACGTAAATCTGACGACAACGAGCCTTTCGCTGCGCTCGCCTTTAAGATCATGACCGATCCGTTTGTCGGGAAGCTCACCTTCTTCCGGGTTTACTCCGGAACCCTGAATTCGGGCTCCTATGTGCTCAACGCCACCAAAGGCAAACGGGAACGGGTTGGCCGCATCCTGCAGATGCACGCCAACAGCCGGGAAGAGATTAAAACGGTGTATTCCGGTGACATTGCCGCTGCCGTCGGTCTGAAGGACACCGGCACCGGTGACACTCTGTGCGACGAAAAGAACCCGATCATCCTGGAATCCATGGTCTTCCCGGAGCCGGTGATTCAGTTGGCGATCGAGCCGAAAACCAAGAGCGACCAGGATAAGATGGGGATGGCTCTTGCCAAGCTGGCGGAAGAGGATCCCACCTTCCGCGCCGAAACCGACGAAGACACGGGCCAAACCATCATCCACGGGATGGGTGAGCTGCACCTGGATATCATCGTCGACCGGCTGCGTCGGGAGTTTAAAGTGGACGCCAACGTGGGTCAGCCCCAGGTGGCTTACCGCGAAACCTTCCGCAGCGGGGCCAAGGTGGAAGGGAAATTTGTCCGCCAGTCGGGTGGTCGCGGTCAGTACGGTCATGTCTGGATCGAGTTCGAACCCCTGGAAGAAGGCGGCGGTTTCGAATTCGTCAACAAGATCGTCGGTGGTGTGGTTCCGCGGGAATACATCCCGGCCGTTCAATCGGGTGTGGAAGAAGCCCTGCAAAACGGTGTGTTGGCGGGATACCCCCTCGTGGACGTCAAGGCGACCATCGTCGATGGTTCGTACCACGATGTGGACTCCTCGGAAATGGCCTTTAAAATCGCCGGTTCCATGGCATTGAAAGCGGCGAAGGCCAAATGTAACCCGGTTCTGCTCGAGCCGGTGATGAAAGTGGAAGTCACCGTCCCTGAGGAATACATGGGTGATGTCATGGGTGACATCAACTCACGCCGTGGTCGGGTAGAAGGAATGGAAGCCCGTGGCGGTGCCCAAGTAATCCGGGGCATGGTGCCGCTGGCCGAAATGTTCGGGTACGCCACCAACCTGCGTTCCCGCACGCAAGGCCGCGGAGTCTACTCGATGCACTTTGACCATTACGAAGAAGTGCCGAAAAACATCGCGGAAGAGATCATCGCCAAAGCATCCGGGCAGTGA
- the rpsL gene encoding 30S ribosomal protein S12 → MPTINQLIRKGRKRKVEKSTAPALQHGYNSFRKETTNQSSPQKRGVCTRVGTMTPKKPNSALRKYARVRLSNNIEVTAYIPGIGHNLQEHSVVLVRGGRVKDLPGVRYHIVRGALDTAGVQNRMQGRSKYGTKRPKK, encoded by the coding sequence ATGCCAACAATCAACCAATTGATCCGCAAAGGACGGAAGCGCAAAGTGGAAAAATCCACCGCTCCGGCTCTGCAACATGGATACAACAGCTTCCGCAAGGAAACGACGAACCAAAGTTCTCCGCAAAAACGGGGTGTCTGCACCCGTGTGGGTACGATGACTCCGAAAAAGCCGAACTCCGCCCTGCGTAAATACGCTCGTGTCCGCTTGAGCAACAACATCGAGGTGACGGCCTACATCCCGGGGATCGGTCACAACCTCCAGGAGCACTCCGTTGTTCTCGTTCGCGGGGGCCGGGTGAAGGACCTTCCGGGTGTCCGTTACCACATCGTACGCGGTGCATTGGATACCGCCGGGGTACAAAACCGGATGCAGGGGCGTTCCAAATACGGAACCAAACGACCGAAGAAATAA